The following is a genomic window from Elaeis guineensis isolate ETL-2024a chromosome 10, EG11, whole genome shotgun sequence.
TTCCTATTGGTGCTATCCCCACAGCAAATATCATTTTCCGTGGACATGAAACTAACTAGAATGGACAATattaccaaaagaaaagaaaatagtcCATTTAAGAAAACAACTCGCACAAGCACATGCTCGTTTAACAATGCAACAGTAGATCCGACATCCTTGGAATTGACTCAACGAGCAATTAGAATTTGGATCCCACACCCATTATTGCTGCATTAGTTTTGGTTTTAATCATGTTGTTCATCaaagaaatggcttgaaatcCATCACATTTCGATCCATGGCAGGGTTGTATCTTGCGCCTTTTCTTACACAAATCCTCTATTACATTGTGCAATAGGCATTTTGAGATCTGTGTAGATGAATGGTGGCCGTTCGGAGGGATTTGAGATTTTCCACAAGGATACGATGCAAtgatagatatcataaaaaaaaaaaaggttcaatcattgtttcataaaaaaaaatacagcgAAGATCTTTGGATCCAAATCTGATTGCATAAATGGACTCAATGGTGCCTGATGGGACTAGATGAGGCTCGGTGGTGGATGTTGATCCGAGAAGAGGATCCGAATCCAAAATCCGACACGGTCATAGCATGGCCCGCCTTAATGGCGCTGCAGCTGTACCAAACCAAGACagcaaggagagaggagggagacgagcggagaaaggagagagatgaGCGCAGACCCTCGAAACAAGAGCAAGATTTAAAAGCACCGGCTTTTAAATTGCGTCGGTTAccacccccttctctctctcttacgAGGGAGAAGGGAAGGAATAGGACGAGGTCCAGCAGCTcgggaggggaagagagagagaggtgggaggGGGGAGTGGCTCGCTATTAATTCAGGGACCAGGTCTGGAAATTTTTTGCCTTAATAGGGGGTGAATCCGCCCGGATTGTTGCCGCTATTTCCGACGCAGCCCCGGCGGTTTCCGGAATCGTCTCCGTGCACTCACACCCCCCGCCCCGCTTCCGGATTACTCCGAACCTCgcaaagaggaggaggaggagtagAAGTTTGAAGTGGAGACTGGTAAGGCGTCGCCTTTTTGTGTGCTATACTGTGGATAGCTTGTTGATGTAGAATTTGGGACGGTAGGAGTAGTAGAGTACAtatatagagagaggagagagagagaggggagttgGAAGAGAGGAGAATGGATTCCGGGGACGACCCAGATGCCTCGGATGGGCAGAGGAAGAAGAAGCGTTACCACCGTCACACCCCTCGCCAGATTCAGCATCTCGAAGCGTATACTCTGCTCTCCTTCTCTGTTTCCTTCCATGCTTCTTCTTCTTACTCAAAGATTGAATTTTGATgtgtttttttgcttttttttttttatggcatttagGGTGTTCAAGGAATGCCCGCATCCGGACGAGAAGCAGAGAATGCAGCTGAGCAGAGATTTGGGGCTGGAGCCTCGGCAGATCAAGTTCTGGTTCCAGAACAGAAGGACCCAGATGAAGGcaagccctttttttttttttttttttctctctttcttcttcccttcttttgGCCTTTTTCGTTTGGAACGGAGTGCAGTGGGGCGATAGAAACCAAAAAGGAGGCACCTTTGGGCGGTTTCGCTGATCTTTTCTAGTTGTTTGGCAGGCCCAGCACGAGAGGGCCGACAACTGCGCCCTCCGCGCGGAGAACGACAAGATCCGGTGCGAGAACATCGCCATAAGGGAGGCGCTCAAGAACGTCATCTGCCCTACCTGCGGCGGCCCGCCGGTCACCGAGGACTCCTACTTCGACGAGCAGAAGCTTCGGCTGGAGAACTCTCGCCTGAAAGAAGAGGTAGCCGCTAACAGtcctttttcttccaaaaaaaagccaaaaaaaaaaaaaatctgtgagcAGTTCACCATGCCTTAGATTTAACGTGATAGTGATGTCTGCATTGATCGAATTCTGTTTGTTTGAAGAACCCCCAAGAAATGTACTAGTTTTGCTGGATGAACACGTTTCCATTATGACTACATTTCATTGTCGCAGATGTTGATGAAGGAACCATTTGTTGTAGTTTCCATCAATATGATTTAGTTTTGCTCTTTTGATTGATATTGTTGCAGCTCGATCGGGTTTCGAGCATGGCATCCAGGTACCTAGGCAGGCCTATGACACAACTTCCCCCAGTTCAGCCAATGCCCAATTCTTCATTAGATTTATCAGTTGGGGGTTTTGGTGGTCCGGCACTTGGCCCTTCCCTCGATCTTGACCTCCTAACTGGGAGCTCTTCTGCAGCGCCTTTTCCATTCCCGACCGCAGTGTCCGATATCGAGAAGCCTATTATGGCAAACATGGCTACCAACGCACTGGAAGAGCTGATCAGGCTGGTGCAGACTGATGAACCCCTGTGGATAAAGCCTGGAGGTGATAGAAGGGAGGTCCTTAATCTCGAAACGTATGATAGGATCTTTCCCAAGCTTGGGCACCGATTCAAAAGTCCAGATATCCGCACCGAGGCCTCGAGGGATTCGGGACTGGTATTCATGAATACTGTGGCATTGGTTGATTTGTTTATGGATTCAGTAAGTTCCTGTGCTTTGTTATTTATACTCTTAACCTTTTAGTTATTTGGTGTTTGGAGTAAGAATCATTCTTGTTGCAGAGCAAGTGGGCGGAGTTTTTTCCTACAATTGTCTCCAAGGCGAGAACCTTAGAAGTCCTCGTGACAGGAATGGCAGGAACTAGGAGTGGATCTTTACTTCTGGTAGTCACTTAATTAAATTCATGTTCTCTTGCTTGTAACCCGTTGCAGGATTTTTGATGGCACTTTGTCTAATTTGAAACCATACAGATGTATGAAGAGATGCAGGTTCTTTCACCTGTTGTGCCGACGCGTGAGTTCTGCTTCCTGCGTTACTGTCAGCAAATCGAGCAGGGCTCATGGGCTATAGCTGATGTTTCAGTAGACTTATCCAGAGAGAATCAGTTTGCGCCTCCTTCCCGATCACGAAGGCTTCCTTCTGGCTGCTTAATTCAGGAAATGCCCAATGGCTACTCCAAGGTGATCTTTACATGCAAGCTGTGTCCTTTATTTGCTGGATTTGTgtcatcttcagagtcatggaGAGATGAGTGCCAAATTTTGATCCAGGTGACTTGGGTGGAGCACATGGAAATTGAAGAGAAGACTCCTGTTCACCGCCTCTACCGGGATCTCGTGGATAGCGGCGAGGCATTTGGAGCACAGCGATGGCTCGCCACTCTACAGAGAATGTGTGAAAGATTTGCATGTCTAATGGCCACCGGCGCTTCCTCGAGGGAACTTGGAGGAGGTAATGCATCAAGTACTCTACTAGTGTTGGAAGCTAAGAGCTTTATTGTGATGCTGAATTCTAAAAATGTCTTCAGTGATTCCCTCTCATGAGGGCAGGCGGAGCATGATGAAGCTCTCCCAGAGGATGATCAACAATTTCTGTGCTAGTTTGAGTGCATCCAATGGAAACCGATGGACGACGCTCTCGGGACTAAATGATGTCGGAGTTCGAGTCACAGTTCACAAGAGCACAAATCTTGGGCAGCCCAATGGAGTCGTCCTCAGTGCGGCGACCTCTATATGGCTACCTATGTCATCCGAGAGGGTCTTCAGTTTCTTCAAAGATGAACATACTCGAGCTCAGGTCCCACCTTCAACTATTACATCAGTTTACTGTTCATACTCGATCTTAAAACTGCATATTGACTGATACCTGCACATCTTCTTCAGTGGGATGTTCTTTCAAGTGGGAATTCAGTGCAAGAGGTTGCTCGCATCGTAAATGGTTCGCATCCAGGGAACTGCATCTCTCTCCTTCGTGTGAGTTTCTTGATTCAGTTTCTGTTAATTTCTTGATTGTTTTGTATTTTGAATCTATTGATGTAGTTAGTCTCTTTATAACTTGGATGATACGATATGGTGAACAAACAGGCTCTGAATGCCAGCCAGAACAACATGCTGATACTCCAGGAGAGCTGCACTGATGCCTCGGGCTCGCTTGTGGTCTATGCCCCCATCGACCTTCCGGCTATCAACATTGTAATGAGCGGTGAGGATCCATCTTACATTCCCCTCTTGCCATCGGGGTTCACCATATTGCCCGACGGCCGTCCTGGTGGAGGTGGAGGGGCTACGACGAGCTCGAATCCAATGGGAGGATCCTCAGGGTCGCTGATCACGGTGGCGTTTCAGATCCTTGTAAGCAGCCTTCCTTCTGCGAAGCTCAACGTAGAGTCGGTGACGACAGTCAATAATCTCATTAGCACCACTGTGCAGCAAATAAAGGCTGCCTTGAATTGCCCCAGTGGCTGATGGTCTGAAGAGGCTTCAGAGGCTCTCCCCCACAACCCCCCacccccaccaccaccaccaccacccttCCTTAACTGCAACATACCAGAGGGGCTCAGAGGGCTCTTGATGTGGGCATTCAAGAGGAGGTTTAATTAGGGCTATCTTTTGGTTGGTTGGGGGCTTGAATGCTCTCATCAAGAGCTGGAACTGGAGCTGGAACTGCTGCTGATGCTGATGCCAGTCTCATAACAACTTCAAAGATTTTTACAAGGAGTCGAGTCATATTTACATTTAGGAAGCCTTTAAAGAGGGAGTCAAGAACGCACCATACTTGTCTCTTTCCTTGCTGTCATCACTCAGCTCTGaggccttttctttcttttgatttttatttgTTCTTTTCCCTTATCCCTCTTCTCATTCTCACTCTCATGTCCATGCAGCAAGGGTAAAATGGTTCGGGTATTGACTTCTCTCCATTATTATTCACTCATGAACATTCATTTGAAGATAGAGTTCCCAAAGTTGAAGCAAGTGTTTAATTTTATTTGTCATTATTGATTTGCTAACTCATAGTCATAGTTTTAAACATGGTACGTACTGAAGAACTGAGTTAAACAAAATGCTGCACTCAAAATTCGTCAATTGTAGTAACAGGATGAGCCATCCAATTCGCAGCAGTAGTAATCGCTTGAGATCAGACAAATCACTAGACTCGAAATTATCCTTTGAGGTTAATTGATTGAGTGAAATAAAAGAAATTTGTCTAGCTTTATTTATAAGCATTATTAAATTGCATGAATACTCAGTTAAGGTTGGAGTTACTAAATTTGATGTATTTTGTTTCATATATTCTTGTTCCATGTGCTAATAAATGGATATAGTTTTGGATATCGAAATTGATGAACTTGGAGTTTAAAGATGTTGCTCCCTATATTTCAACAGTGGATGAGAATCTGCAATTGTAGGCTGTCTCTTCTGCTTCTTTTGATGGGTGGTTGATGAAAGCCCCACCAGCTGTTTGCTTATGATAGGGCATATAATTAACTTCATATTATTTTGGGTGGGTGATACTGGCTTCCTTTTTGAGGAGAATTTAAAGTTCTGCTAGCTTTAGTTATGTGCTTGGTTATTGCTACTTGTGGTGGTTGGATATTCTGCCAATGATGTCACTCTTGCTCTGCAATCTCGCTGCTGCTTTGAAGCTTCTGGTCCCTCTACCATTAAGGCCCATGCATTGCTACTATAAATTTTAAATCCAGTACAGAACAATTACTACTGAATAAGTTGGTCACtttattgttattgttgttgCTGTCATCATTGTCATCTCTGCACATAATATATCTCTAAGTCAACATTTACATCaatgaaggaaagaaaagaaattatGTCTGCATTATCACACAAAAAGGCCTTATCTCAAATTAATTATCTGAGGCCAAGTTTTCATGAATCCTTTCTCATTCTTTGTTCTTATTCAATGACGCATTCTTCTTTCATGCATGATATTTCTTTTCCtccaaaaatttatattctttaGTAGGTAAGATCAAGTGAAGAATTTTACAGGGAAGTTTGTAGCATATCGTAATTAAGAACTATTAGTGCTAGGCATGGGGAATGCAAAAGAGCATCCATTGGATATAATCACATTAATGGGCTCCTACTATTAGTTGGTGAACTCTAATTTCTCCAAATAAGCAAGAACCATAAGTTACTGTAGAGGATGTGATTGTAGAGTCTCATAAATATTGATATGGCAGTGATTTAGTGCAGATTAAAGCTCAGCTACCATGGATGAACCATGGAGTAATGGAGTTATTTGGTGCATCCACCATACAGTGTTCTAGTTTTGGTCATTTATTGTAATGGATAAAAAATGCTAGCAACTGACATGTGCATGCCAATAAATGGTTCAAAAGAAGGACATCTAGCAACTTAATGTACGCTCTTCCTTTATATTTTTGGAACGTAGAAGGGCATTAAAAGAAGCATATTTGTTAAAAAGGATGTTTGTAATGGGACTTATGGATGGTTAGCTCTGGCATTTGCTATGACAAAGACCAATACCAAACTCATGTTAGACAAGGGTGGTGCATGTGACAGGAAACATGGATAGTATTTACCTCTTATCTAATTGAAATTTCTAACCATTTTATATTTCACATATACACCTCTACTAATGGCTAATAAGATTGGTTCTAGTCCACAAGAGATTGCAAGAACTAAAGAACAAGGCTATGAATATTAAAGATCGAAGTATGTAAAATGGTATGCTTGAGGAAGATTTGGGGAGTCAGACAATGTTAGAGATCTTTTTAAGTATCTTATGGGACATATAAACTGGTTCAAGTATTTTGTACTTGAATAGCTGCAAAGAGGCATGGTCCCATTTTATGTATTATATTCAGTTAAATTGTCATTCCATGGCATCCCTaagtaatattttcttttttgctATTGCACCTCTGGTCTTCAGGGCTTTAGACCAAAAATATAAAGGTGAATATGCCAAGGTTAATATTCCTATGAGAATTTGTGCAGTGTCCATTTCATGCCTATTGCTCTTCAGAGTACGGACTTTAAATTATGGAAGTGGGGGCCAATAAATCCTAGAACCTTTGGAGTTTCATGTTTTCACCTACCATGAAGCTTACCTATCTTGGAAATGTGAAGAGGTCAGGCAATGTTTGAAGTGGGACTCTACCCCCTAACTGGGAGTGAACTGGTCCACATATTTGACCCAAGAGGTAGGAGACATGGATCTGATAACATGGGCTGGTCAAATTTTGCCTATTCCAAGTTCAATCTAATCAATTAAGTATTCAATTTATGAATGGACTATACTGGTCAATAAATTCATTCCATCGAATCCAAGCCTGTTACATCCCAAAGTTTCTAAATTGAATGCAACTAAGATTGAGATGGATTAGGTTAAATTGGCTGGAGACCATTTCCGAGCTTATCATGACAATGGTAAATAGTTCTGGTCAACTTTAGAGGGTGATGGGTTCTAAGCCCAAACATAGACATGTAAGTTGAGTTTTGGCATAATTGGATTGACTGAGATCGAACCAATGTCTAATTAGAGAATGACGTCAGGTTGATATTTGTTGTGGAGGTTTTCGCCATCCAACCCGATGTTCCCTCCTTGGATCCCAATGAGCATTCACCAATGAGACATCCTAGGATGTTGAAGAAAGGTTCAAGAAATTAAGGCGAAGCAACTTTATGTCATCGGTTTATATCTGACCTCCCAATTGGATGAGTACCGATCCCAAGATCGGAGTCTTTCATTCAACCAGGAATAAAGCCTAGTAACTTGCACAAGCACTAATTCATCTGAGGTAGAGCCTTGCTCTGCACCGACCTTAGACCATCGATCTATTCATCTAAGTGGATGGTTTTGAAATCTCCCAATAACTTTCAGAATGTGGATACGACTTGCGACTGATGCCCACAACTAACAATCCTGATTTACAGAAAAATGGGTAGATTCTCCATCCTAATGGCCTGCCAGATTTCAGTCCAAGAATTAAAAAAGTGAGATCTAGCGGACTATCGAACTTCGGAGTGATAACCTATAGCACAACCTctatataagaaaaaaatgaggAGGCCTTCGGATAAGATCAACTCCAAAGAACCTCTCTACACTCttgtttctttctcatttttttttctactattctcAAGCTTCCACTGACTCAAGCATCGGAGGACTTCTGTTGGAGAACTCTCGATGTGTGTGGATTTTCTTGCAGGTTTTTTCAGCATTTCGGATCAATGTCGAGATCCCGATCAGAGGGAGTCCAACCTTAGCTACATGTGCCTTCAACCAAAGTTTTGCAGCAGCAATGTTTAATTGGATAATGCTATATTTGCACCTAATTTCTTTATGATACGTAGGTTTTGTTTGatgctttttctttaataaattttCTAAACAGAAATGTGGCAGAAAATAAATTTGGTTATTTTGTTTTTATCTTTAACaagttttattattt
Proteins encoded in this region:
- the LOC105053150 gene encoding homeobox-leucine zipper protein ROC8; this translates as MDSGDDPDASDGQRKKKRYHRHTPRQIQHLEAVFKECPHPDEKQRMQLSRDLGLEPRQIKFWFQNRRTQMKAQHERADNCALRAENDKIRCENIAIREALKNVICPTCGGPPVTEDSYFDEQKLRLENSRLKEELDRVSSMASRYLGRPMTQLPPVQPMPNSSLDLSVGGFGGPALGPSLDLDLLTGSSSAAPFPFPTAVSDIEKPIMANMATNALEELIRLVQTDEPLWIKPGGDRREVLNLETYDRIFPKLGHRFKSPDIRTEASRDSGLVFMNTVALVDLFMDSSKWAEFFPTIVSKARTLEVLVTGMAGTRSGSLLLMYEEMQVLSPVVPTREFCFLRYCQQIEQGSWAIADVSVDLSRENQFAPPSRSRRLPSGCLIQEMPNGYSKVTWVEHMEIEEKTPVHRLYRDLVDSGEAFGAQRWLATLQRMCERFACLMATGASSRELGGVIPSHEGRRSMMKLSQRMINNFCASLSASNGNRWTTLSGLNDVGVRVTVHKSTNLGQPNGVVLSAATSIWLPMSSERVFSFFKDEHTRAQWDVLSSGNSVQEVARIVNGSHPGNCISLLRALNASQNNMLILQESCTDASGSLVVYAPIDLPAINIVMSGEDPSYIPLLPSGFTILPDGRPGGGGGATTSSNPMGGSSGSLITVAFQILVSSLPSAKLNVESVTTVNNLISTTVQQIKAALNCPSG